The Nitrospira sp. KM1 genome includes a window with the following:
- a CDS encoding arylsulfatase, translating to MRGITLFVVLLGMTLLLVPAEAADKKPNIVIIWGDDIGYWNVSAYNQGMMGYKTPNIDRIAKEGALFTDWYGQQSCTAGRAAFITGQVGFRTGLLKVGLPGAKEGLQERDVTIAQLLKGQGYMTAQFGKNHLGDRDEHLPTAHGFDEFMGSLYHLNAEEEPENVDYFKDPELIKKYNTRGVIHTWANPDGTQKIESTGPLTKKRMETIDEEVTKASLDYLERAKKADKPFFLWWNSTRMHIFTHLKKESAGKTGLGIYPDGMVEHDAMVGQLLDKLKELGFEENTIVMYSTDNGAESFSWPDGGTTPFRGEKATNWEGGFRVPTVIRWPGVIKPGTVNNEIFAHEDMLPTLLAAAGDPDVKEKLLKGMKVGDKIFKVHLDGYNITNALAGKAPDPRQEFFYFNDDGSLVGLRYKQWKLVFAEQRAHGFDVWQEPFVPLRLPKLFNLRSDPFETADHVGMDYSRWRAERIFLLVPAQQYIGKFLSTFKEFPPSQRVGSFSLDQVLETLQNRQ from the coding sequence ATGAGGGGAATCACACTGTTCGTCGTGCTCTTGGGTATGACCTTGCTACTCGTCCCTGCCGAAGCAGCGGACAAGAAACCCAACATCGTCATCATCTGGGGCGATGACATTGGCTACTGGAACGTCAGTGCTTACAACCAGGGCATGATGGGCTACAAGACGCCGAACATTGACCGCATCGCGAAGGAAGGTGCACTGTTTACCGACTGGTATGGCCAGCAGAGTTGCACCGCCGGCCGCGCGGCATTCATCACCGGCCAAGTCGGCTTTCGGACCGGGCTGCTCAAGGTGGGCCTGCCGGGTGCCAAGGAAGGGCTTCAGGAGCGAGACGTCACGATCGCTCAGCTGCTGAAAGGGCAGGGCTACATGACCGCGCAGTTCGGCAAGAACCATTTAGGTGACCGCGACGAACACCTGCCCACAGCCCATGGCTTCGACGAGTTCATGGGCTCGCTTTACCATCTCAATGCTGAAGAAGAGCCGGAGAATGTGGATTATTTCAAAGATCCGGAATTGATCAAGAAGTACAACACCCGCGGCGTGATCCACACCTGGGCGAATCCGGACGGCACGCAGAAGATCGAGAGCACCGGCCCTCTCACCAAGAAGCGCATGGAGACGATTGACGAGGAAGTTACGAAGGCATCGCTGGATTATCTGGAGCGCGCGAAGAAAGCGGACAAACCCTTCTTTCTCTGGTGGAATTCGACCCGGATGCATATCTTTACGCATCTCAAGAAGGAAAGCGCAGGCAAAACCGGGCTTGGAATCTATCCCGACGGCATGGTCGAGCACGATGCCATGGTCGGCCAGCTCCTCGACAAACTCAAAGAATTGGGCTTCGAAGAGAATACGATCGTAATGTACTCCACCGATAACGGCGCTGAGTCGTTTAGCTGGCCCGACGGGGGCACGACTCCATTCCGTGGCGAGAAAGCGACAAATTGGGAAGGCGGCTTTCGTGTCCCCACTGTTATCCGCTGGCCCGGGGTGATCAAGCCCGGCACCGTCAACAACGAGATCTTTGCCCATGAAGACATGCTACCCACGTTGTTAGCAGCAGCAGGTGATCCGGACGTAAAGGAAAAGCTGCTCAAAGGCATGAAGGTCGGCGACAAGATATTCAAGGTTCATCTAGACGGGTATAACATCACCAATGCGCTGGCTGGCAAAGCCCCAGATCCCCGTCAGGAATTTTTCTATTTCAACGACGACGGCTCACTGGTGGGGCTGCGTTACAAGCAATGGAAGCTTGTGTTTGCCGAGCAACGTGCTCATGGCTTCGATGTCTGGCAGGAACCGTTTGTCCCGTTGCGGCTCCCAAAGCTCTTTAACCTGCGCTCTGATCCGTTCGAAACGGCCGATCATGTCGGCATGGATTATAGCCGTTGGCGGGCCGAGCGCATCTTCTTGCTCGTGCCAGCCCAGCAATACATCGGGAAATTTCTCTCCACGTTCAAGGAATTCCCGCCCAGCCAGAGGGTCGGCAGTTTTAGTCTCGATCAAGTGCTGGAAACCCTTCAGAACCGCCAGTAA
- a CDS encoding rubredoxin: MADVPFKRYLCLGCGFHYDEALGLPEFGITPGTRWADIPDDWVCPDCGTPKRLFEMVEIDYAEGQPKGH, encoded by the coding sequence GTGGCGGACGTACCATTCAAGAGATACCTCTGTCTAGGATGCGGGTTCCACTACGACGAGGCTCTGGGGTTGCCAGAATTTGGAATCACCCCGGGCACACGCTGGGCAGACATCCCTGACGACTGGGTTTGCCCCGACTGCGGCACTCCCAAGCGCCTCTTCGAGATGGTTGAGATCGACTATGCCGAGGGGCAGCCTAAGGGACATTGA
- a CDS encoding pirin family protein, which produces MSKSFVLRAADRGHDRIPSTGPNSSYVSGHPESFIIRDSSFNFHEYQDGRHGFGRMRVFGDEVFHGMGCGYNMHPHHNFIICAVVLKGCLIHINTLGDIDQLGPGDYYAFSAGSGGKHTELSIGDEDMHAIYLWFIPGKLSLPPTYARAHFDSITRRNQITQLVGDANGALPVEQDIRISRLAGDRPADYIYTPRSSGHGVYVFVIDGELQCQGETLGWRDSIGAWGQSSLACRTGHGGADVLLVETIM; this is translated from the coding sequence GTGTCGAAATCATTCGTACTACGCGCTGCCGACCGCGGGCACGACCGCATTCCTTCCACTGGACCCAACTCGTCGTACGTCTCTGGACACCCGGAGTCGTTCATCATCCGCGATTCGAGCTTCAACTTCCACGAATACCAGGACGGACGACACGGCTTCGGCCGGATGCGGGTCTTCGGCGACGAGGTATTTCACGGGATGGGGTGCGGATATAACATGCATCCCCATCACAATTTCATCATCTGCGCCGTCGTTCTCAAGGGGTGCCTCATACACATCAACACGCTGGGTGATATCGACCAGCTCGGGCCAGGCGATTACTACGCATTTTCGGCTGGCTCGGGAGGGAAACACACCGAACTGAGCATCGGCGACGAGGACATGCACGCTATCTATCTCTGGTTCATCCCTGGCAAACTCTCGCTGCCGCCCACGTACGCTCGCGCCCACTTCGACTCGATCACCCGGCGAAACCAGATCACGCAACTGGTGGGAGACGCCAACGGTGCACTGCCGGTTGAACAGGACATCCGCATCTCACGCTTAGCCGGTGACAGACCAGCCGACTACATCTATACGCCGCGGTCGAGTGGGCACGGGGTGTACGTCTTCGTGATCGACGGGGAATTGCAGTGCCAGGGCGAAACGCTCGGCTGGCGCGACAGCATTGGGGCGTGGGGCCAGTCGTCGCTCGCTTGCCGGACGGGGCACGGTGGCGCGGATGTGCTGCTCGTCGAAACAATTATGTAA
- a CDS encoding HAD family hydrolase, translated as MIVKGLIFDVNGTLVDIRTDEGLEDVYRIVSNVLSYQGIALDPARLRDTFFRKMKEQRDASQQRHPEFNVVEIFQDIISLYSSDFSRRLPKQKLEHLPLYLAETYRAASRFRLELYPGVMDTIAQLHQTYQLAVITDAQTPYAVPELHAVGLLRYFDPIIVSGDVGFRKPHQQLFRNVLSAINLKSSEVLYVGNDMYRDVYGAQRVGIKTVFIRSNQGLQEKEGVNPDYIIYNFPELLNAVRFFEGQ; from the coding sequence ATGATCGTCAAAGGTCTGATATTCGACGTCAACGGGACGCTCGTGGATATCAGAACAGATGAAGGGCTCGAAGATGTGTACCGGATCGTAAGCAACGTGCTGTCATATCAGGGCATTGCGCTCGACCCTGCCAGGTTGAGAGACACATTTTTTCGGAAAATGAAGGAACAGCGCGATGCGTCGCAACAGCGGCACCCCGAGTTCAATGTCGTCGAAATCTTTCAGGACATCATCAGTCTGTATTCATCGGATTTTTCACGACGACTGCCGAAGCAGAAACTTGAGCATTTGCCCTTGTATCTGGCAGAGACCTACCGGGCAGCGTCACGCTTTCGATTGGAATTGTATCCTGGAGTGATGGATACAATTGCTCAACTCCATCAAACATACCAGCTCGCCGTGATTACTGATGCTCAGACACCCTATGCTGTACCGGAGCTGCACGCCGTAGGTCTCTTGCGGTACTTCGATCCCATAATCGTCTCCGGGGACGTAGGTTTCAGAAAACCCCATCAGCAATTGTTCCGAAACGTCCTCTCTGCCATCAACTTGAAGAGCTCCGAAGTGTTGTATGTCGGAAACGACATGTATCGAGATGTCTATGGCGCCCAACGCGTGGGAATCAAGACCGTTTTTATCCGATCAAACCAGGGTCTGCAGGAGAAGGAAGGGGTCAACCCAGATTATATTATTTACAATTTCCCTGAATTGCTGAACGCCGTCCGCTTCTTTGAGGGACAATAA
- a CDS encoding phosphotransferase has translation MRKTYVGRLPHHDPLHDYLQHHVQPQLTGTSGSATYRVFKLNGSNDVYLYEERSTGTQVIGKFFLSSGNPNQEKAAIRLTHEFDHLCMMREQGLTGYPHQVVKPLGRYYSMNALLVTEHTGGELLSDVIRESIRDGRSPKLYSKLTALAYFLSTFHNRTAVSARVDFHQDCRYVDRLIHSLHKIGAVGNEECGELRWLRDQWSRQPKMWQDNQVFVHGDATPENFAFGEHLHVITFDLERGKHADRVFDTGRIAGELKHFFMHMTHDRHAAEPFIGHFLWEYACHFPDREGAFRSMTGRVPFYMGMTLLRIARNAWVDHDYRRRLINEAKECWRRGL, from the coding sequence ATGCGCAAAACCTACGTCGGGCGTCTTCCGCACCACGATCCGTTGCATGATTATCTTCAGCACCACGTCCAGCCACAACTGACGGGAACTTCCGGCTCCGCTACCTACCGTGTGTTCAAACTCAATGGATCGAATGATGTGTATCTGTATGAAGAGCGTTCGACAGGCACGCAGGTGATCGGCAAGTTTTTCCTTTCGTCGGGCAATCCGAACCAGGAGAAGGCGGCCATACGACTCACGCATGAGTTCGACCATTTGTGTATGATGCGGGAACAAGGGCTGACCGGCTATCCCCACCAGGTCGTCAAACCGTTGGGGCGCTACTATTCCATGAACGCGCTACTGGTGACCGAGCATACGGGCGGAGAACTGCTCAGTGACGTGATTCGTGAATCGATTCGAGACGGGCGTTCTCCCAAGCTGTATTCCAAGCTGACCGCGCTCGCGTATTTTCTCTCCACGTTCCACAATCGGACAGCTGTCAGCGCCAGGGTCGACTTCCATCAAGATTGTCGCTATGTCGATCGCCTCATCCATAGCCTGCACAAGATCGGAGCCGTCGGGAACGAGGAGTGCGGCGAATTGCGCTGGCTCCGGGACCAGTGGAGTCGTCAACCTAAAATGTGGCAGGACAACCAGGTGTTCGTGCATGGGGACGCCACGCCGGAAAACTTTGCCTTCGGAGAGCATTTGCACGTGATCACGTTCGACCTCGAGCGGGGGAAGCATGCAGATCGGGTGTTTGACACCGGGCGCATCGCGGGAGAATTGAAGCATTTCTTCATGCACATGACGCATGACAGGCATGCCGCAGAACCATTCATAGGACATTTCCTATGGGAATATGCCTGCCATTTCCCCGACCGCGAGGGCGCATTTCGATCCATGACCGGCCGCGTCCCGTTTTATATGGGCATGACGCTTTTGCGTATCGCACGCAATGCATGGGTCGATCACGATTATCGCAGGCGCTTGATCAACGAAGCCAAGGAGTGCTGGAGGAGAGGTTTGTAA
- a CDS encoding response regulator: MEGSHGRINVLIIDSNDDDRPYWRRQLTLTSADYHVVEAESGQTALQLLQAHSFDCIILELDLPDMTGLELLARVLPRPHHPDIAVVVLTRKIFLTLADLAMRSGAYVCLVKALTSVEDLDQALREAIAAVKSIRRDRPL, translated from the coding sequence ATGGAGGGCTCACATGGGCGCATCAACGTGCTCATCATCGACAGCAACGATGATGACCGCCCGTACTGGCGGCGGCAGTTGACGTTAACCTCAGCCGACTATCATGTCGTAGAAGCTGAAAGCGGCCAGACGGCTCTTCAATTACTGCAGGCCCACTCGTTTGATTGCATCATTCTCGAACTGGATCTGCCTGATATGACAGGCTTGGAGCTGTTGGCTCGGGTCCTTCCACGTCCCCATCACCCTGACATCGCCGTGGTCGTGCTGACACGCAAAATTTTCCTCACGCTCGCCGACCTTGCCATGAGGTCCGGTGCATACGTCTGTTTGGTAAAAGCATTGACTTCCGTGGAAGACCTGGACCAAGCGCTCCGGGAGGCCATCGCCGCCGTCAAATCAATTCGAAGAGATCGACCGTTATGA
- a CDS encoding response regulator, whose protein sequence is MASILIIDDEPAVRLLLRTVLEQSGYDVREAQSGREGLASYREQTADLVITDILMPDLSGLDTIIELTREFLNVKVIAITGVLGEPQMLERARLLGARHMLTKPFSVPELLSAVRDELEH, encoded by the coding sequence ATGGCATCAATCCTCATCATCGATGACGAACCCGCGGTTCGGCTGCTCTTGCGGACCGTGCTGGAACAATCAGGTTATGACGTGCGGGAAGCCCAGAGCGGTCGAGAAGGTCTCGCTTCCTATAGAGAACAGACCGCCGATCTAGTGATCACGGACATTCTGATGCCTGATCTGAGTGGCCTGGATACGATCATTGAGCTGACGAGAGAATTTCTCAACGTAAAAGTCATCGCCATTACGGGCGTGCTAGGTGAGCCGCAGATGCTCGAAAGGGCAAGACTGCTGGGCGCCCGTCACATGCTCACCAAGCCTTTCAGTGTTCCGGAACTCCTCAGCGCCGTGCGTGACGAGTTGGAACACTAA
- a CDS encoding cupin domain-containing protein — protein MKSYVVQLEEATIENKNFRHVLFTAHHSQLVLMSLKPGEEIGEEVHDLDQFIRFESGTGMVVLDGQQQPVGDGFAVIIPKGTKHNVFNTSKTEHLKLYTVYSPPDHKLGTIHKTKQDADRDSQDHFDGRTDVQ, from the coding sequence ATGAAAAGCTATGTGGTCCAACTCGAAGAAGCGACGATTGAGAACAAGAACTTCCGCCATGTACTGTTTACCGCACACCATTCACAATTGGTCCTCATGAGTTTGAAACCCGGAGAGGAAATTGGAGAGGAAGTCCACGATCTCGATCAGTTCATCCGGTTTGAGTCGGGCACGGGTATGGTCGTCCTGGACGGACAGCAGCAGCCTGTCGGAGACGGATTTGCGGTGATCATCCCAAAAGGCACAAAGCACAACGTGTTCAATACCTCAAAGACCGAGCATCTGAAGCTCTACACTGTGTACAGTCCGCCCGATCACAAACTTGGAACTATTCACAAGACCAAGCAGGATGCGGATAGGGACTCTCAGGATCACTTCGACGGCCGGACCGACGTCCAATAA
- a CDS encoding FAD-binding domain-containing protein yields MSDVAANNGNWQWCASTGTDAMRGYRIFNPVLQSKKFDPDGSYIKRYVPELVSLPERFIHEPHMMSTQEQTRFACRLGIDYPEPVVDHQQARHEYLSLAESSRAEARGSS; encoded by the coding sequence ATGAGTGACGTCGCCGCGAACAACGGCAACTGGCAATGGTGCGCCTCCACCGGCACTGACGCCATGCGCGGGTACCGTATTTTCAACCCCGTCTTGCAAAGCAAGAAATTCGATCCGGACGGTAGCTACATTAAGCGGTATGTGCCAGAACTCGTCTCGCTTCCTGAGCGGTTCATTCATGAACCTCATATGATGAGCACGCAAGAACAGACTCGATTCGCTTGCCGTCTCGGCATAGACTATCCTGAGCCTGTGGTAGATCATCAGCAGGCCCGACACGAATATTTATCGCTGGCCGAATCGTCCCGAGCGGAAGCACGCGGATCCTCATGA